The Algoriphagus sp. TR-M9 genome has a window encoding:
- the aqpZ gene encoding aquaporin Z — MKKLVAEFIGTFWLVLGGCGSAVLAAGFPELGIGFVGVSFAFGLTVLTMAYAIGHISGCHLNPAVTVGLWIGGRFESKDVVGYIIAQVLGGLAGAAVLYVIATGKAGVELGGFAANGYGEASPGGYNLTSALVTEVVMTFMFLMIILGSTYPEAPAGFAGIAIGLGLVLIHLISIPVTNTSVNPARSTSQAIFAGGIYLQQLWLFWLAPLVGAVLAGIVYKNLSSSE; from the coding sequence ATGAAAAAGCTTGTAGCAGAATTTATTGGAACCTTCTGGCTGGTGCTGGGAGGTTGCGGAAGTGCCGTTTTGGCGGCAGGTTTCCCAGAACTGGGAATTGGTTTTGTAGGCGTCTCTTTTGCATTTGGTCTTACTGTTTTGACTATGGCCTATGCAATAGGTCATATTTCAGGATGCCATTTGAACCCTGCAGTGACGGTAGGGCTATGGATAGGAGGGCGATTTGAAAGCAAGGATGTAGTAGGGTACATCATCGCCCAAGTACTTGGTGGTCTTGCCGGGGCGGCTGTACTGTATGTAATCGCTACGGGCAAAGCCGGAGTAGAGCTGGGAGGATTTGCAGCAAATGGATATGGAGAAGCCTCTCCCGGAGGATATAACCTTACCTCGGCCTTGGTTACTGAAGTGGTGATGACCTTCATGTTTTTGATGATAATCTTGGGATCTACTTACCCTGAAGCACCGGCAGGATTTGCAGGTATTGCGATAGGATTGGGTTTGGTACTGATACATTTGATCAGTATTCCTGTGACTAATACTTCGGTGAACCCCGCTAGAAGTACCTCTCAAGCCATCTTTGCCGGGGGTATTTATTTGCAGCAGTTGTGGCTGTTTTGGCTTGCACCCCTAGTAGGAGCTGTATTAGCTGGGATAGTGTATAAAAATTTGTCTTCTTCTGAATAA
- a CDS encoding 4-hydroxy-3-methylbut-2-enyl diphosphate reductase — protein MRNLQVHIDDHSGFCFGVVYAIEMAEDILDETGHLYCLGDIVHNDEEVNRLKRKGLKIIDHNDLKQLKNEKVLIRAHGEPAATYELAIQNNLTLIDASCPVVLKLQHRIKNSYDKGDPIYIYGKHAHAEVIGLLGQTNNEAIVFQDLAELEIDKLPKNLTLYSQTTKSTDKFYEINEVLKSNGISVNTNDTICRQVSNRDKELRAFVENYDKIIFVSGTKSSNGKVLYNVCKDKNPHTYFVSNPEQLDSGWFEENDRIGICGATSTPRWLMEQVKEKILTF, from the coding sequence ATGAGAAATCTGCAGGTACATATCGATGATCATTCCGGGTTTTGCTTCGGGGTAGTCTATGCCATTGAGATGGCAGAGGATATTCTGGATGAAACTGGACATTTGTATTGCCTGGGGGATATCGTACACAATGATGAGGAAGTAAACCGCCTCAAGCGAAAAGGTCTCAAAATCATTGATCATAATGATCTCAAACAGCTCAAAAATGAAAAAGTCCTCATCAGAGCGCATGGAGAACCTGCCGCTACCTACGAGCTCGCTATCCAAAACAACCTTACCCTGATCGATGCCAGCTGTCCCGTGGTGCTCAAACTGCAGCACAGAATCAAAAACTCCTATGACAAGGGAGACCCAATTTATATCTATGGAAAGCATGCCCACGCGGAAGTAATAGGTCTGCTGGGTCAAACGAATAATGAGGCGATTGTCTTTCAGGATTTGGCAGAATTGGAGATAGACAAGCTTCCCAAAAATCTCACGCTGTACTCCCAGACTACGAAGAGCACAGATAAATTCTATGAAATCAACGAAGTGCTGAAATCCAATGGAATCAGCGTCAATACCAACGATACCATCTGCCGTCAAGTCTCCAATCGGGACAAAGAATTAAGGGCATTTGTAGAAAACTATGACAAGATCATCTTTGTAAGTGGTACCAAATCATCCAATGGAAAAGTGCTCTATAATGTCTGCAAGGATAAAAACCCACATACCTACTTTGTATCAAACCCAGAACAACTAGACTCCGGATGGTTTGAAGAAAATGACCGCATAGGAATATGTGGGGCTACTTCTACCCCCAGGTGGCTCATGGAGCAAGTGAAGGAAAAGATCCTTACTTTTTGA
- a CDS encoding YdeI/OmpD-associated family protein — MLVLAEGSYLLERMPGKGGWTFVKFPKDLIQTSKAFGMMKVSGSIDDFSFEGKHLMPMGNGFVFLPVPKAIRSKIKKEAGDSVSIRLFKEAIPDQIPEELIACLKDDPGKWTLFQNLSNSEQRHWVEYIYYSDKIEVRAERIIKLLQALAEG; from the coding sequence ATGCTTGTTTTAGCTGAAGGTAGCTATCTATTGGAGCGGATGCCGGGTAAAGGGGGCTGGACGTTTGTGAAATTTCCCAAGGATCTCATCCAGACTTCAAAAGCTTTTGGGATGATGAAAGTCTCAGGAAGCATAGATGATTTTTCCTTTGAGGGAAAGCATCTGATGCCCATGGGAAATGGCTTTGTTTTTCTGCCTGTGCCCAAAGCTATTCGTAGCAAAATCAAAAAAGAAGCGGGCGATAGCGTCTCTATTCGACTTTTTAAAGAAGCTATTCCAGATCAGATCCCTGAGGAATTAATCGCCTGCCTGAAAGATGATCCAGGGAAATGGACTCTTTTCCAAAACCTTAGCAATTCAGAACAAAGGCATTGGGTAGAATACATCTACTACAGTGACAAAATAGAAGTAAGAGCCGAGCGAATCATCAAGTTGCTTCAGGCTTTGGCCGAAGGCTAG
- a CDS encoding phytoene/squalene synthase family protein, giving the protein MDARELFNQTSLECGKLITQRYSTSFTLGIQTLDKKFHEPIYSIYGFVRFADEIVDTFHDHDKAELLATFRKETYESIERGLSLNPVLHGFQLIVNKYHIDLDLIEAFFKSMAMDLDFRTYQDSNYQEYIYGSAEVVGLMCLKVFVEGNLEMYDKLKSPARKLGSAFQKVNFLRDIKSDYEERGRVYFPGVSFELFDKISKVAIEKDIQSDFDEALIGIAQLPEGAKLGVKVAYLYYQKLFDKIKGVSADTITHERVRIPNSQKFTLLLGTYFGSKLGLS; this is encoded by the coding sequence ATGGATGCAAGAGAATTATTCAATCAGACCAGTTTAGAGTGTGGGAAATTAATCACACAGCGGTACAGCACTAGTTTTACGCTGGGCATTCAGACTCTTGATAAGAAATTTCACGAACCTATTTATTCTATTTATGGGTTTGTACGCTTTGCAGATGAAATAGTCGATACCTTCCATGATCATGACAAGGCGGAGCTTTTGGCCACCTTCCGCAAAGAAACCTATGAATCCATAGAAAGAGGTTTGTCTTTGAACCCGGTACTGCACGGCTTTCAGCTTATAGTGAACAAGTACCACATCGATTTGGACCTCATCGAAGCCTTCTTCAAAAGTATGGCCATGGATCTGGATTTTCGCACTTACCAGGACAGCAATTATCAGGAGTACATTTATGGATCGGCAGAGGTAGTAGGTTTGATGTGTTTGAAGGTCTTTGTGGAAGGGAATCTAGAAATGTACGATAAGCTGAAAAGCCCTGCCAGAAAGTTAGGTTCGGCTTTTCAGAAGGTAAATTTCCTTAGAGATATCAAAAGCGATTACGAAGAGAGAGGGAGGGTTTATTTTCCCGGGGTTTCTTTCGAGCTGTTTGACAAAATCTCCAAAGTGGCCATAGAAAAAGATATTCAGAGTGACTTTGACGAGGCGCTGATCGGGATTGCACAGCTTCCTGAAGGAGCCAAACTCGGCGTCAAAGTAGCTTACCTCTATTATCAAAAACTGTTTGATAAAATCAAGGGTGTATCTGCTGACACTATTACCCATGAGCGGGTGCGCATACCCAATTCCCAAAAATTCACTTTACTTCTAGGGACTTATTTTGGGAGTAAACTCGGGCTCAGCTGA
- a CDS encoding phytoene desaturase family protein: protein MKQKHAVVIGAGFAGISAATHLAKNGFSVTLLEKNESPGGRARKFESNGFTFDMGPSWYWMPDVFEDYFSHFGKKPEDYYELIRLDPSYSVVYGQDDILDIPANLSEFKAKLEEIEPGAAAQLDLFLAQAKYKYQVGIHDLVKKPSRSLKEFASISLFKDVMRMDISQSMSAHVRKFFKSEKIIRLMEFPVLFLGETAENIPALYSLMNYADIALGTWYPKGGMHEIIKGMVTLAEEKGVEFRYNTEVEEIEIENAVARRIRLVSGERIDADVVIAGADYHHVDQHLINPKYSNYTEEYWNKRVLAPSSLLFYLGVDKKLKNLRHHNLFFDEPLGPHADAIYTHPRWPEAPLFYACVPSITDSTVAPENMENLFLLIPLAPDLEDSEEMREKYYNLIMERLEKITGQEIRSHVIYKRSYAHSDFKTDYHAYKGNAYGLANTLKQTALLKPSLKNKKTKNLFYTGQLTVPGPGVPPSLISGQVVAGEVTKEFS, encoded by the coding sequence ATGAAGCAAAAACACGCGGTGGTCATAGGAGCCGGCTTTGCAGGAATCTCCGCAGCCACCCACTTGGCAAAAAACGGCTTTTCAGTGACCCTCCTGGAAAAAAACGAATCTCCAGGAGGCCGAGCCAGAAAGTTTGAATCCAATGGTTTTACTTTTGACATGGGGCCGAGCTGGTACTGGATGCCGGACGTTTTTGAAGACTATTTTTCCCACTTTGGCAAAAAGCCCGAAGACTACTACGAATTAATACGGCTGGATCCTTCCTATTCGGTGGTTTATGGTCAGGATGACATTTTGGACATACCAGCCAATCTCTCTGAATTCAAAGCCAAACTGGAGGAAATAGAGCCTGGAGCTGCCGCTCAATTGGATCTTTTTTTGGCCCAAGCCAAATACAAATACCAAGTAGGAATCCACGATCTGGTCAAAAAACCCAGTCGCTCCCTGAAGGAATTTGCCTCCATTTCGCTCTTTAAAGATGTCATGCGCATGGATATTTCCCAGTCCATGTCCGCTCATGTTCGGAAATTTTTCAAATCTGAAAAAATCATCCGTCTGATGGAGTTTCCCGTGCTGTTCCTTGGAGAAACGGCCGAAAATATTCCTGCGCTCTACAGCTTAATGAACTATGCAGATATCGCCTTGGGCACCTGGTACCCTAAAGGCGGCATGCATGAAATCATCAAAGGGATGGTGACTCTGGCCGAGGAAAAAGGAGTGGAATTCCGGTATAACACCGAAGTAGAAGAAATCGAAATCGAAAATGCAGTAGCCCGTAGAATACGCTTGGTATCTGGAGAGCGAATCGATGCAGATGTGGTGATAGCCGGTGCAGATTACCATCATGTAGATCAACACCTGATCAACCCAAAATACAGCAATTACACGGAGGAATATTGGAATAAGCGCGTACTGGCACCCTCTAGTTTGCTTTTTTACCTAGGAGTTGACAAAAAACTAAAGAACCTGCGCCACCACAATCTTTTCTTTGATGAGCCGCTGGGGCCTCATGCAGACGCCATCTACACCCATCCCAGATGGCCAGAAGCGCCCTTATTCTATGCCTGCGTTCCTTCCATTACGGACAGTACAGTGGCTCCTGAGAATATGGAGAATTTGTTTTTGCTGATCCCTTTGGCTCCGGATCTGGAAGACTCCGAGGAGATGCGGGAAAAATACTACAATCTCATCATGGAAAGGCTGGAAAAAATCACAGGGCAGGAGATTAGGTCTCATGTGATTTACAAAAGATCTTATGCCCACTCAGATTTCAAAACCGACTATCATGCCTACAAGGGAAATGCCTACGGACTGGCCAATACCTTAAAGCAAACAGCCCTTTTAAAACCATCGTTGAAAAACAAAAAGACGAAAAACCTGTTCTATACGGGGCAGTTGACCGTACCAGGGCCGGGAGTGCCCCCCTCCTTGATATCAGGACAGGTAGTGGCTGGTGAGGTGACCAAAGAATTTTCTTAA
- a CDS encoding outer membrane insertion C- signal yields MKYFKILFLVMFFACAASLESNAQEVGVRFGQFGGNNVAIDGVFSLGQFSRIHADVSFGSGVGIDALWDFIYRPVGSSDFKWYVGAGPSLYIDDPFSLAAAGEVGIEYAFEEVPIVIGADWRPTFRIVENTDFFADVFGLNIRWRFGNDGSSSIN; encoded by the coding sequence ATGAAATATTTTAAGATTTTATTCCTAGTCATGTTTTTTGCCTGCGCTGCTTCCCTGGAGAGTAATGCACAGGAGGTAGGTGTCCGATTTGGCCAGTTTGGCGGAAACAATGTGGCGATTGATGGGGTTTTTTCACTAGGCCAGTTTAGTCGTATCCATGCTGATGTGAGTTTTGGCTCAGGAGTCGGAATTGATGCGCTTTGGGATTTTATCTACAGACCAGTAGGATCTAGTGACTTCAAATGGTATGTAGGTGCAGGTCCGTCTTTGTATATTGATGATCCATTCTCCTTAGCTGCAGCAGGTGAAGTTGGGATTGAATATGCTTTTGAAGAAGTTCCTATTGTGATAGGAGCCGATTGGAGACCAACCTTCAGAATTGTCGAAAACACTGACTTTTTTGCCGATGTGTTTGGGCTGAACATTCGCTGGAGATTCGGGAATGACGGAAGTAGTTCGATAAATTAA
- a CDS encoding RNA polymerase sigma factor: MTSVEFSYSLNQLSGVLKPFALKLTRDLDDANDLLQDTMVKAYTNQDKFAEGTNLKAWLYTIMKNTFITNYQKMVRRNTFVDTTDNLHYINSSDSLIENNVYGDFAIEDIYEAIDRLDDMFSTPFLLYYRGFKYHEIADRLSIPIGTVKNRIHIARKYLKQDLKVYKHIN; this comes from the coding sequence ATGACATCAGTAGAATTCAGTTACTCACTCAATCAACTATCAGGTGTTCTAAAGCCTTTTGCATTAAAGCTGACCAGAGATTTGGATGACGCCAATGACCTGCTCCAGGACACCATGGTCAAAGCCTACACCAACCAGGATAAGTTTGCCGAAGGCACTAATCTGAAAGCATGGCTTTACACCATCATGAAGAATACCTTCATCACCAACTATCAGAAAATGGTGCGTCGCAACACCTTTGTGGATACCACGGACAATCTTCACTATATCAACTCCAGCGATTCTCTGATTGAAAATAATGTCTATGGAGACTTTGCGATTGAGGATATTTATGAAGCCATAGACAGACTAGACGATATGTTCAGCACCCCGTTTTTACTCTATTACAGGGGCTTCAAGTATCATGAGATCGCAGATCGCCTTTCTATCCCGATTGGAACTGTGAAAAATAGAATTCATATTGCCCGTAAATACCTCAAGCAAGATTTGAAGGTTTACAAGCATATCAATTAA
- a CDS encoding TonB-dependent receptor: protein MRFTLLLFLFHLLAFSGFAQGIIRGKITNPTNNEPVAFANVLVQDTELGAISDENGVYEITGVPPGLYNVRASFVGFKTKTIFEVQVTRARPVQLDIELIEDASELSEVVVNSEFTRSEETPLSVRKLNANEIERYPGGNRDISRVIQALPGVASTPSFRNDILIRGGAPNENKFFIDEIEVPVINHFATQGSSGGPVGILNVNLIKNVDLIAGGFPANRMDAMSSFFEFQLKEGQRDKMATQVTLGASELTLSNEGPIGEKTTYLLSARRSYLQGLFKLLGLPFLPTFNDFQFKTTTKINDKTELTFLGVGAIDKFVLNQDVPDDETEEERENRLYLLDVLPVQDQWNYATGVKLKRFRENGFWTFVLSRNMLNNYSEKYAKNDESSPDNLLFNYLSQESENKFRAENSVFKNGFTYKYGVNYEYSRYYIRNFDRATLANTGQIINVESTTNYNLYGAFISASKNFYEERLLISGGVRMDGGDFAETAKNPLNQLSPRVSFSYQLKPNLFATANAGIYYQKPSYTVLGYQDENGGLINQLNDVRFIRNSQLIAGVEWLVPDKNRRFTAEAFYKKYSNYPSSVRNGISLANLGADFGVIGNEPVESNSAGRAYGVELLAQQRLFNDFYGIASLTLVRSEFTNPNTAGFIPSSWDNRFIVSLTAGKRFGNNWEVGARWRFLGGTPYTPYDYEQSSLISNWDLRNQPILDYTQINAIRLKGFHQLDLRLDKKYYYKKWNLNWYVDIQNAYNFKAEQPPLLVPVRDGDGNIQVDPTDPTRYELKYLDNPAGSILPTVGIIVEF from the coding sequence ATGCGGTTCACTCTACTTTTGTTCTTGTTTCATCTATTGGCTTTCTCAGGTTTTGCGCAAGGAATCATCCGTGGAAAAATCACCAACCCTACGAATAATGAGCCTGTGGCATTTGCAAATGTTTTGGTTCAGGATACAGAGCTAGGGGCGATTTCTGATGAAAATGGAGTTTACGAAATCACAGGTGTTCCTCCGGGTCTCTACAATGTGCGGGCTAGCTTTGTGGGATTTAAAACCAAAACTATTTTCGAAGTTCAGGTGACTAGGGCAAGGCCGGTTCAACTGGATATTGAGCTGATAGAAGATGCATCCGAACTATCTGAGGTCGTGGTCAATTCGGAATTTACCAGATCGGAAGAAACACCACTTTCGGTAAGAAAGCTAAATGCCAATGAAATCGAGCGCTATCCCGGTGGCAACAGGGATATTTCTAGAGTGATTCAGGCTTTGCCTGGTGTAGCTAGTACACCTAGTTTTAGAAATGACATCCTGATTCGTGGAGGCGCACCCAATGAGAACAAGTTTTTCATAGATGAAATAGAGGTACCTGTCATCAACCACTTTGCTACGCAGGGTTCCTCAGGCGGGCCAGTAGGCATATTGAATGTAAACCTGATCAAGAATGTAGATTTGATCGCCGGTGGCTTTCCAGCCAATCGGATGGATGCCATGAGCTCATTTTTTGAGTTTCAGCTGAAAGAAGGGCAGCGGGATAAGATGGCTACTCAGGTTACCTTAGGTGCTTCGGAGTTAACCCTCTCAAACGAAGGCCCAATAGGAGAAAAAACCACCTATTTGCTATCTGCGAGGAGATCCTACTTGCAGGGTCTTTTCAAGCTTCTAGGGCTGCCTTTTTTACCTACTTTTAATGACTTCCAGTTTAAAACCACTACCAAAATCAATGACAAGACAGAGCTAACTTTCTTAGGCGTGGGTGCCATAGATAAATTTGTGCTCAATCAAGATGTGCCAGACGATGAAACGGAAGAAGAGCGGGAAAACAGGCTTTACCTCCTGGATGTATTGCCCGTGCAGGATCAGTGGAATTATGCCACTGGCGTGAAATTGAAGCGGTTTCGGGAAAATGGATTTTGGACCTTTGTGCTCAGCAGAAATATGCTGAACAACTACTCTGAAAAATACGCTAAAAATGACGAAAGCTCTCCCGACAATCTGCTGTTCAACTACCTGTCCCAAGAATCTGAAAATAAATTCCGGGCCGAAAACAGCGTGTTCAAAAATGGCTTCACCTATAAATATGGGGTAAACTATGAGTATTCCAGATATTATATCAGGAATTTTGACCGTGCAACTCTGGCCAACACAGGCCAAATCATTAATGTAGAGTCCACCACGAATTATAACCTTTACGGTGCCTTTATTTCTGCCAGTAAGAATTTCTATGAGGAGCGATTACTGATCAGCGGTGGAGTCAGGATGGACGGAGGTGACTTTGCCGAAACGGCCAAAAATCCTCTAAATCAACTGAGCCCACGGGTTTCTTTTTCCTACCAACTCAAACCAAACCTTTTCGCCACAGCCAATGCTGGTATTTATTATCAAAAACCGTCCTACACCGTGCTCGGGTACCAGGATGAAAACGGAGGCCTGATCAATCAACTTAATGATGTGCGCTTTATCCGAAATTCTCAGCTCATCGCGGGAGTAGAATGGCTGGTTCCTGATAAAAACCGTCGCTTTACAGCTGAGGCATTTTATAAGAAATACAGCAATTACCCCTCTTCCGTTAGAAATGGCATTTCTTTGGCAAACCTGGGTGCTGATTTTGGGGTGATAGGCAATGAACCGGTGGAGTCAAACTCAGCGGGTAGAGCCTATGGGGTCGAGCTACTGGCTCAGCAGAGATTATTCAACGATTTCTACGGAATCGCCTCTTTGACTTTGGTGAGAAGCGAGTTTACCAACCCAAATACAGCAGGTTTTATCCCATCTTCCTGGGACAATAGATTTATAGTGAGCTTGACCGCTGGCAAGCGATTTGGGAACAATTGGGAGGTAGGCGCACGGTGGAGGTTTTTGGGCGGTACGCCCTATACACCGTATGACTACGAGCAATCCAGCCTGATCAGCAACTGGGATCTGAGAAACCAACCCATCCTAGACTATACTCAAATCAATGCGATCAGACTAAAGGGCTTTCATCAACTGGACTTAAGGTTGGACAAGAAATATTATTACAAGAAGTGGAATCTAAACTGGTACGTAGACATCCAAAATGCCTACAACTTTAAGGCTGAGCAGCCTCCACTCTTAGTGCCTGTACGTGATGGGGACGGAAATATCCAGGTAGATCCCACTGATCCCACTCGCTATGAGCTGAAATATCTGGATAATCCAGCTGGCTCCATTTTGCCAACGGTAGGAATCATCGTAGAATTCTAG
- a CDS encoding lycopene cyclase domain-containing protein: MEKALYLALNLFAISFPLIRSFEPKIRFASKWYALFPAIVLTAAFFTIWDHWFTVMGIWEFNPRYILGLYLFELPLEEWLFFFTIPFACVFIYEVLIYFFPKDHFKPYAKPFVFILIPVLLLLAIIHWDKMYTAVNFLIGAIALAVHWAIFKDRFMGRFIFAYLVHLIPFFICNGILTGGVTQEPVVIYNNAENLGIRIWTVPIEDSIYSMTLLLMNITLFEIFRKRETIQIS; encoded by the coding sequence ATGGAAAAAGCGCTCTACCTAGCCCTCAATCTATTCGCTATTTCTTTTCCACTGATTCGCTCATTTGAGCCAAAAATCCGCTTTGCTTCGAAGTGGTATGCCTTATTTCCTGCCATTGTACTTACAGCAGCATTTTTTACCATTTGGGATCACTGGTTTACAGTGATGGGAATCTGGGAATTCAATCCCAGGTATATTTTAGGGCTCTATCTCTTTGAGCTTCCGCTGGAAGAATGGCTGTTTTTCTTCACCATTCCTTTTGCCTGCGTATTCATTTACGAAGTGTTGATTTACTTTTTCCCTAAAGATCACTTCAAGCCTTATGCTAAACCCTTCGTGTTCATTTTGATTCCGGTTTTGTTGCTTTTAGCAATTATTCATTGGGACAAAATGTACACTGCCGTCAATTTCCTAATAGGGGCTATAGCGTTGGCTGTGCACTGGGCGATTTTCAAAGATCGGTTTATGGGGCGCTTTATTTTTGCCTATTTGGTTCATCTGATCCCATTTTTCATCTGTAATGGCATACTGACAGGCGGAGTCACCCAAGAGCCTGTGGTAATCTATAACAACGCTGAAAACCTGGGAATCCGGATTTGGACAGTGCCCATAGAAGACAGCATTTACTCCATGACCCTGCTATTAATGAATATTACCCTATTTGAAATTTTCAGAAAACGTGAAACAATTCAAATCTCTTAA
- a CDS encoding fatty acid desaturase, with protein MKRAISQSSVDPKGVLIAASIMALWFINLYFLVTYPVSWTDPLIYLGILVQMHLYTGLFITAHDAMHGLVSANKKLNTAIGWLAALLFSYNFYGKLYPKHHEHHRFVATDKDPDYHHSDGFFTWYLSFIRQYLSIWQILLMAITFNVLKLFLPVENLIIFWMLPAVLATFQLFYFGTYLPHKGESDNKHHSTTQPKNHLWAFLSCYFFGYHYEHHDSPGTPWWRLWKVKENQSVNINS; from the coding sequence ATGAAGCGAGCAATTTCTCAATCTTCAGTCGATCCGAAAGGAGTACTCATAGCCGCAAGCATTATGGCACTGTGGTTTATCAACCTTTACTTTCTGGTCACTTACCCCGTTTCATGGACTGATCCTCTGATCTATTTGGGGATTTTGGTTCAGATGCATCTATATACGGGCCTTTTCATCACTGCCCATGATGCAATGCATGGATTAGTCTCTGCCAATAAAAAACTGAATACAGCAATAGGCTGGTTGGCTGCATTACTTTTTTCATACAATTTTTATGGCAAACTCTACCCCAAACATCACGAGCATCACCGGTTTGTAGCTACGGACAAAGATCCAGATTATCATCATTCCGATGGATTTTTCACTTGGTACCTTTCCTTTATCAGGCAGTACCTGAGCATCTGGCAGATCTTGCTGATGGCCATCACTTTCAATGTGTTGAAGCTCTTTCTACCTGTAGAAAACCTGATTATTTTCTGGATGTTGCCGGCAGTACTAGCTACTTTTCAGCTGTTCTACTTTGGTACTTATCTGCCACATAAGGGAGAAAGTGACAACAAACATCATTCGACTACCCAGCCCAAAAACCATCTTTGGGCCTTCCTTTCCTGTTACTTCTTCGGCTATCATTATGAGCACCACGACTCTCCGGGCACGCCCTGGTGGAGACTATGGAAAGTAAAAGAAAATCAATCAGTAAATATCAATTCTTAA
- a CDS encoding zinc-binding metallopeptidase family protein, with protein sequence MKIFECGNCGNPLFFENDTCENCGHLVGYNPTEINLMTFDPAKPELVSDHSNLTFKHCSNHQYGVCNWVVPAQESNEFCEACALNNTIPDLSDAENFPKWQKLEVAKHRLVYQLNRFKLSASPKEEMSEGGLCFDFLSRQGDDKIMTGHANGVITILLAEADSVHREQMRKQMSEPYRTLIGHFRHEVGHYYWDQLIAQNQRALNDYREIFGNEQADYSQALQTYYQHGPKQNWQNQYISQYATAHPWEDWAETWAHYLHIMDMAETAYYYGIGVSPKINEKSLQGTFSFDPYTEQNFNKIYESWAPISFAINSLNRSMGVPDAYPFVVSRTVISKMKFIHQLIYEL encoded by the coding sequence ATGAAAATTTTTGAATGTGGTAATTGTGGAAATCCCTTGTTTTTTGAAAATGATACCTGTGAAAACTGTGGTCATTTAGTAGGTTATAATCCCACAGAAATCAATTTAATGACTTTTGATCCGGCCAAGCCTGAACTGGTTTCTGACCATAGCAATTTAACCTTCAAGCATTGCTCAAATCACCAATACGGGGTTTGCAATTGGGTGGTGCCTGCCCAAGAAAGCAATGAATTTTGTGAGGCTTGCGCACTTAATAATACTATACCAGACCTTTCAGATGCAGAGAATTTCCCAAAATGGCAAAAATTAGAGGTGGCAAAACATCGCTTGGTTTACCAGCTCAACCGCTTCAAATTATCCGCTTCGCCTAAAGAAGAGATGTCTGAAGGCGGGCTATGCTTTGACTTTCTTTCCAGACAGGGTGATGACAAGATCATGACCGGCCATGCCAACGGGGTGATAACCATCCTGCTTGCTGAAGCAGATTCTGTCCACCGTGAACAGATGAGAAAGCAAATGTCCGAGCCGTATCGTACACTTATTGGGCATTTTAGGCACGAAGTTGGGCATTACTACTGGGATCAATTGATTGCACAAAATCAGCGTGCTTTGAATGATTATAGGGAAATTTTCGGAAATGAGCAGGCTGATTATTCCCAAGCTCTCCAGACCTACTACCAGCATGGACCAAAGCAAAATTGGCAAAACCAATATATCAGTCAATATGCTACTGCGCACCCCTGGGAAGACTGGGCTGAAACCTGGGCACATTACCTCCACATCATGGATATGGCCGAGACTGCCTATTATTATGGCATCGGGGTAAGTCCAAAAATAAATGAAAAATCTCTGCAAGGAACTTTTTCATTTGACCCTTACACCGAGCAGAATTTCAATAAAATATATGAAAGCTGGGCACCGATCTCTTTTGCCATCAATAGCCTAAACAGGAGCATGGGCGTACCGGATGCTTATCCATTTGTAGTCAGCAGAACGGTGATTTCTAAAATGAAATTTATTCATCAGCTTATTTATGAATTATAG